From the Lolium rigidum isolate FL_2022 chromosome 2, APGP_CSIRO_Lrig_0.1, whole genome shotgun sequence genome, one window contains:
- the LOC124688660 gene encoding uncharacterized protein LOC124688660: protein MSGSLLLRSAGRVVRRSFSQAQDSFHRSPVRLLSGGAGRFQPPNEHSPSKPKVGHNERLESGRRICRAAEYHKDLDEFASEVRVVRDKVRAWEQRCKESDKWHERREGVLICATVLFIAFCVFS from the exons ATGTCCGGTTCATTGTTGCTGAGATCCGCAGGCCGCGTCGTTCGGCGATCCTTCTCGCAAGCGCAAGACTCCTTCCATCGGAGCCCCGTCCGTCTGCTCTCCGGGGGTGCTGGGAGGTTCCAACCCCCCAACGAG CATTCTCCATCAAAACCCAAAGTCGGACACAACGAGAGACTTGAGTCTGGAAGGAGGATTTGTCGAGCTGCCGAGTACCACAAGGATTTGGATGAGTTTGCCTCGGAAGTGCGTGTTGTGCGGGATAAAGTTCGTGCCTGGGAACAAAGATGTAAAGAATCTGATAAATG GCATGAGCGACGAGAGGGAGTGTTAATTTGTGCCACTGTTCTTTTCATTGCGTTTTGTGTATTTTCCTAA